In Nothobranchius furzeri strain GRZ-AD chromosome 19, NfurGRZ-RIMD1, whole genome shotgun sequence, the following are encoded in one genomic region:
- the LOC107394588 gene encoding salivary glue protein Sgs-3-like has translation MTMQAIIWGILLLAATAVSVDGQATVVPTTSTTTALTTTTEAPTTSTTTTALTTTTEAPTTSTTTTAWTTTTEAPTTSTTTTAWTTTTEAPTTSTTTTASSTTTEAPTTSTTTTVSSTTTVAPSSTTTVAQISTTTGTSSTTKAASAGTTPSSPNSTATSASLNRMSLVSIFVMVACLYF, from the exons ATGACCATGCAGGCTATTATTTGGGGCATTCTTCTTCTTGCTG CTACAGCAGTCTCAGTTGATGGACAGGCCACAGTGGTCCCAACCACCTCCACCACTACAGCTTTGACCACCACCACAGAGGCCCCAACCACCTCTACCACCACTACAGCTTTGACCACCACCACAGAGGCCCCAACCACCTCTACCACCACTACAGCTTGGACCACCACCACAGAGGCCCCAACCACCTCTACCACCACTACAGCTTGGACCACCACCACAGAGGCCCCAACCACCTCTACCACCACTACAGCTTCGTCCACCACCACAGAGGCCCCAACCACCTCTACCACCACTACAGTTTCATCCACCACCACAGTGGCCCCTTCATCCACCACCACAGTGGCCCAAATCTCCACAACTACGGGTACCTCCTCGACAACAAAAGCCGCCTCTGCTGGCACTACACCCTCAAGCCCCAACTCAACAGCCACCTCAGCTTCTCTAAACAGAATGAGCCTTGTGTCTATctttgtaatggtggcatgtctttaCTTTTAA